A window of the Coffea arabica cultivar ET-39 unplaced genomic scaffold, Coffea Arabica ET-39 HiFi ptg000011l, whole genome shotgun sequence genome harbors these coding sequences:
- the LOC113725997 gene encoding asparagine synthetase [glutamine-hydrolyzing] 1-like, with product MFCGVNDIYCVFTGSLRNLPTLIKQYGLSKGVNEAMFIVEAYRTLRDRSPYPAHQVLKDLDGSFGFVIYDDKARTAFAALGADEVVKLYWGIAANGSLMISDDVNLVKASCAKSFAPFPTGCMFHSERGLMSFEHPMHKMKAMPRVDSEGVMCGSNFKVDALSKINSIPRVGSEANWATWGQQA from the exons ATGTTTTGTGGTGTAAATGACATATACTGCGTCTTCACTGGGAGTTTAAGAAATCTGCCCACTCTTATCAAGCAATATGGACTATCCAAGGGTGTCAATGAGGCCATGTTTATTGTTGAAGCATACCGGACACTGCGTGACAGGAGCCCCTATCCGGCTCATCAGGTCCTCAAGGATCTTGATGGCAGCTTTGGATTTGTGATCTATGATGACAAAGCTAGAACTGCATTTGCTGCACTT GGTGCTGATGAAGTAGTGAAGCTCTATTGGGGCATAGCAGCCAATGGTTCTTTAATGATATCTGATGATGTGAATCTGGTAAAAGCAAGCTGTGCTAAATCCTTTGCCCCATTCCCAACTG GCTGTATGTTCCATAGTGAAAGAGGACTGATGAGCTTTGAACATCCCATGCACAAGATGAAAGCCATGCCAAGAGTGGATAGTGAGGGGGTTATGTGTGGTTCGAACTTCAAGGTTGATGCCCTTTCCAAGATTAATAGCATACCAAGGGTAGGAAGTGAGGCTAACTGGGCAACTTGGGGACAGCAGGCCTGA
- the LOC140032687 gene encoding uncharacterized protein, translating into MIEATQCNPLRSFDQSKENVVKESEEVTTVPVMCHCGKASKLRTSWTDENPGRRFFCCENYGEGNGCGFFLWYDKPMCEQSKWLIPSLLRRVRMQEAENIRARHREKLLWFALFGSWILLLFKLLSKGGAAAGQVQHGSEL; encoded by the exons ATGATTGAAGCCACTCAATGTAATCCACTGAGATCT TTTGATCAAAGCAAAGAGAATGTTGTTAAAGAGAGTGAAGAGGTCACAACTGTTCCTGTGATGTGTCACTGTGGCAAAGCTTCCAAGCTTAGGACTTCTTGGACAGATGAAAACCCAGGAAGAAGGTTCTTCTGCTGTGAAAACTACGGA GAAGGCAATGGCTGCGGATTCTTCCTTTGGTATGATAAACCCATGTGTGAGCAATCAAAATGGTTAATCCCTAGCTTGTTGCGACGTGTGAGAATGCAGGAGGCTGAGAATATAAGAGCAAGGCATAGGGAAAAGTTGCTATGGTTTGCTCTATTTGGTTCTTGGATATTGCTACTATTCAAATTGTTGAGTAAGGGAGGGGCAGCTGCTGGTCAAGTGCAGCACGGCAGCGAACTGTGA
- the LOC113725996 gene encoding uncharacterized protein → MSSSQASHSLAFRVMRLCRPSLHVETPLKFDPCDLLFGEDLFDHPPAAAHLPRLLSDFADSSSSDLTYRSRFLLSHPSDSLGLSALLVLPQSFGAIYLGETFCSYISINNSSNFEVRDVIIKAEVQTERQRILLLDTSKSPVESIRAGGRYDFIVEHDVKELGAHTLVCTALYSDGDGERKYLPQFFKFIVANPLSVRTKVRVVKETTFLEACIENHTKSNLFMDQVEFEPAQYWSATLLQADDNCSENDSLTRELFKPPTLIRSGGGIHNYLYQLKSSIQGQPQMKVEGSNVLGKFQITWRTNLGEPGRLQTQQILGSPVVHKDIELQAVEVPSLVIFEKPFLLRLNLTNQTDRILGPFQVWLSQSDSFDEKAVLVNGLQMMPLAEVEASSSSEFQLNLIATKRGIQKITGITVFDTREKKTYESLLELEIFVDSDYT, encoded by the exons ATGAGCAGTTCACAAGCTTCTCATTCCCTGGCATTTAGGGTGATGAGACTATGCAGGCCGTCTCTCCACGTCGAAACCCCTCTCAAATTCGACCCCTGCGATCTCCTCTTCGGCGAAGACCTCTTCGACCACCCTCCTGCCGCCGCTCACCTCCCTCGTCTCCTCTCCGACTTCGCCGACTCTTCTTCTTCCGATCTCACTTATCGCTCCCGATTCCTTCTCTCCCACCCTTCCGACTCCCTCGGCCTCTCTGCTCTCCTCGTCCTCCCCCAGTCCTTTGG GGCAATATATTTGGGAGAGACATTTTGCAGTTATATTAGTATAAATAACAGCTCGAATTTTGAAGTCAGGGATGTTATCATCAAG GCAGAAGTCCAGACAGAGAGACAGAGGATACTGCTCTTAGATACATCAAAATCACCTGTAGAATCCATACGTGCTGGAGGGCGTTATGATTTCATTGTGGAACATGACGTAAAAGAACTTGGTGCACATAC GTTGGTTTGTACAGCTCTTTACAGTGATGGTGATGGGGAGCGTAAATATCTTCCtcagtttttcaaattcattgttGCAAATCCACTTTCAGTCAGAACAAAG GTTCGGGTTGTCAAG GAAACTACTTTTTTGGAGGCTTGTATAGAAAATCATACCAAATCAAATCTCTTTATGGACCAAGTAGAGTTTGAGCCAGCTCAATACTGGAGTGCTACATTACTTCAGGCTGATGATAATTGTTCAGAAAATGATTCGTTAACTAG GGAATTATTTAAGCCACCTACACTTATCAGATCTGGAGGAGGAATTCACAACTATCTGTATCAATTGAAATCATCCATACAGGGACAGCCACAAATGAAAGTTGAGGGAAGTAATGTCCTTGGCAAATTTCAGATAACATGGCGAACAAATCTGGGTGAGCCTGGTCGCCTGCAGACGCAACAGATTCTTGGTAGC CCTGTAGTACACAAAGATATTGAGTTGCAGGCTGTGGAGGTACCATCTCTTGTCATCTTCGAGAAGCCCTTCTTG TTGCGCTTAAATCTCACAAATCAGACAGATAGGATACTAGGCCCCTTTCAAGTTTGGTTGTCGCAAAGTGATTCTTTTGATGAGAAGGCTGTTTTGGTCAATGGCCTTCAGATGATG CCTTTGGCGGAGGTGGAAGCATCGAGTTCTTCTGAATTCCAACTG AACTTAATAGCAACAAAGCGCGGAATTCAGAAAATCACTGGAATTACTGTGTTTGACACACGGGAGAAGAAAACTTACGAGTCCTTGCTAGAACTAGAG ATATTCGTGGATTCAGACTACACCTGA